The following are encoded in a window of Deinococcus humi genomic DNA:
- a CDS encoding NADP-dependent oxidoreductase has protein sequence MTTSKKTMSREIQLAARPQGAPVDSDFALVERELGQPGDGEVLVRNLFLSVDPYMRGRMNDTKSYTPPFALNETMTGGAVGEVLASNADGLNVGDLVLHDQGWRTHALLPARAARKVEAREGVSPSAYLGILGMPGLTAYAGLLDVAAFREGDVVFVSGAAGAVGSAVGQIARLKGAARVIGSAGSADKVAHLTEKLGFDTAFNYKDGSVARLLREAAPDGIDVYFDNVGGDHLEAALSSFNTFGRAALCGAISQYNATEAPSAPRNLALAIGKQLTLKGFIVGTYSHLFSQFVQEVGGWIASGQLHYDETVVDGIENMPGAFMGLLTGQNTGKMVVRL, from the coding sequence ATGACGACTTCTAAAAAAACGATGTCCCGCGAGATTCAACTGGCCGCCCGTCCCCAGGGGGCGCCGGTGGACAGCGACTTTGCGCTGGTGGAGCGCGAACTGGGCCAGCCCGGGGACGGCGAGGTCCTGGTCCGCAACCTGTTCCTGAGCGTCGATCCCTACATGCGCGGACGCATGAACGACACCAAATCCTACACACCGCCCTTCGCGCTGAACGAGACCATGACGGGCGGCGCGGTGGGCGAGGTGCTGGCCTCGAACGCAGACGGCCTGAACGTGGGCGATCTGGTGCTGCACGATCAGGGCTGGCGAACCCACGCACTGCTCCCGGCCAGGGCGGCCCGCAAGGTGGAGGCCAGGGAGGGCGTCTCACCCAGCGCGTACCTGGGCATTCTGGGGATGCCCGGCCTGACCGCCTACGCGGGGCTGCTGGACGTGGCCGCCTTCAGGGAAGGGGACGTGGTATTCGTGTCGGGTGCGGCGGGCGCGGTGGGCAGCGCGGTGGGCCAGATTGCGCGGTTGAAGGGTGCGGCGCGCGTGATCGGCAGCGCGGGGTCTGCCGACAAGGTGGCGCACTTGACCGAAAAGCTGGGCTTCGATACCGCCTTTAACTACAAGGACGGTTCAGTCGCCAGGCTGCTGCGCGAGGCCGCGCCGGACGGGATCGACGTGTATTTCGACAACGTGGGCGGCGATCATCTGGAAGCGGCGCTGTCCTCCTTCAACACCTTTGGACGGGCGGCGCTGTGCGGGGCCATCAGCCAGTACAACGCCACCGAGGCCCCCAGTGCCCCGCGCAATCTGGCGCTGGCCATCGGCAAGCAACTGACCCTCAAGGGCTTTATCGTCGGCACCTACAGCCACCTGTTTTCTCAGTTTGTGCAGGAGGTGGGTGGCTGGATCGCGTCCGGCCAGCTGCATTACGACGAGACGGTCGTGGACGGGATTGAGAACATGCCCGGCGCGTTCATGGGCCTGCTGACCGGACAGAACACCGGGAAGATGGTGGTCAGGCTGTAG
- a CDS encoding cation:proton antiporter, with amino-acid sequence MLTAFATLLCVTALLAYLNERYLHFPTTVGVTLSGALASIVLITLDAMGLIPGVRGWAAELLKTLNFTNFVLNGILAVLLFAGALSLDARQLLRQRGSILTLAFLSTLISTFLIGFAAYFVFGLMGLDVPLIWALLFGALISPTDPVAVLDLLKRARVPKRIETLIAGESLFNDGVGVVIFLALAGVAGIGGRHDGGVSALEVLTLFAREAGGGLLFGGLLGGCGYLLLRSINQHAVEVLVTLALVVGGYVAAAAMGVSGPLAMVMAGLVISANRHAVFSQETGELVESFWETIDQVLNIVLFAFIGLDVLLTRTTGAQLIASAVLIAVALAARWISVVLPFALVRAREGYGAYTVRLLTWGGLRGGIAISLALSLPATPYRTHIVTVTYAIVLFTIAVQGLTILPLVRKAAAASPDA; translated from the coding sequence ATGCTGACCGCCTTCGCCACGCTGCTGTGCGTCACGGCGCTGCTCGCCTACCTCAACGAACGGTACCTCCACTTTCCGACGACTGTGGGTGTCACGCTGTCGGGGGCGCTGGCGAGCATCGTGCTGATCACCCTCGATGCCATGGGGCTGATTCCCGGCGTGCGCGGCTGGGCTGCGGAACTGCTGAAGACGCTTAACTTCACCAACTTTGTGCTCAACGGCATCCTGGCTGTGCTGCTGTTTGCCGGGGCGCTGAGTCTGGACGCCCGGCAACTGTTGCGTCAGCGTGGCAGCATCCTGACGCTGGCCTTTCTCAGTACGTTGATCAGCACATTCCTGATCGGCTTTGCCGCATACTTCGTCTTTGGGCTGATGGGGCTGGACGTGCCGCTGATCTGGGCGCTGCTGTTCGGGGCGCTGATCAGTCCCACCGATCCGGTGGCGGTGCTGGACCTGTTGAAGCGGGCGCGGGTGCCCAAACGGATCGAAACGCTGATTGCCGGAGAAAGCCTGTTCAACGACGGCGTGGGCGTGGTGATCTTTCTGGCACTGGCGGGCGTCGCCGGAATCGGTGGACGGCACGACGGCGGCGTGAGCGCGCTGGAGGTGCTGACGCTGTTCGCGCGCGAGGCGGGTGGGGGACTGCTGTTCGGGGGTCTCCTGGGGGGGTGTGGCTACCTGCTGCTGCGGAGCATCAACCAGCACGCCGTGGAGGTGCTGGTCACGCTGGCATTGGTGGTGGGCGGCTACGTGGCCGCCGCCGCGATGGGGGTCAGTGGCCCGCTGGCGATGGTGATGGCCGGGCTGGTGATCTCGGCCAACCGGCACGCGGTCTTCAGCCAGGAAACCGGCGAACTGGTGGAGAGTTTCTGGGAAACCATCGACCAGGTGCTGAACATCGTGCTGTTCGCCTTTATCGGACTGGACGTGCTGCTGACCCGCACCACCGGGGCGCAGCTGATCGCCAGCGCCGTGCTGATCGCCGTAGCGCTGGCGGCCCGCTGGATCAGCGTCGTGCTGCCCTTCGCGCTGGTCCGCGCCCGCGAGGGTTATGGCGCGTACACCGTGCGGCTGTTGACCTGGGGCGGTCTGCGGGGCGGCATTGCCATCAGTCTGGCCCTGAGCCTGCCCGCCACCCCGTACCGCACGCACATCGTGACCGTCACCTACGCCATCGTGCTGTTTACCATCGCCGTGCAGGGGCTGACGATCCTGCCGCTGGTGCGCAAGGCTGCCGCTGCCAGCCCGGACGCCTGA
- a CDS encoding WecB/TagA/CpsF family glycosyltransferase, giving the protein MSSPASPDLRPGASVVPAVFPGDTNPRPPLISRAILGMRVDVTTYADATARIIDWARSAQARYVCASNVHMVMETNDSAEFRDVVNGADLVTSDGVPLVWALKALGVPQAERVYGPTLMLHVCEAAARARLPIALYGGTSESLEEFVLFLQTNYPGIEIACLIAPPFRPLTPEEDAMYTQQIVDSGARIVFVGIGCPKQERWMAAHTDRLDAVLLGMGAAFDFHSGRVRQAPAVMQRLGLEWLFRLIMEPRRLWKRYAKHNPRFVGKFLLQLLGQKIIDRGRTASRS; this is encoded by the coding sequence ATGTCTTCTCCCGCTTCACCCGATCTGCGCCCCGGCGCGTCTGTCGTGCCTGCCGTGTTCCCTGGCGACACAAACCCGCGCCCCCCCCTGATCTCCCGCGCGATTTTGGGGATGCGGGTGGACGTCACGACCTACGCCGACGCCACAGCGCGAATCATCGACTGGGCGCGCTCGGCCCAGGCACGTTACGTCTGCGCTTCCAATGTGCATATGGTCATGGAGACCAACGACAGCGCCGAATTCCGGGACGTGGTGAACGGAGCCGATCTGGTGACCTCCGACGGCGTGCCGCTGGTGTGGGCCTTGAAGGCGCTGGGGGTGCCGCAGGCTGAGCGCGTGTATGGTCCCACCCTGATGCTGCACGTCTGTGAGGCCGCTGCCAGAGCGCGCTTACCTATTGCTCTGTATGGTGGTACCTCTGAGAGTCTGGAGGAGTTTGTCCTCTTCCTGCAGACCAACTACCCGGGGATTGAGATCGCCTGCCTGATCGCCCCGCCGTTCCGCCCTCTCACTCCCGAAGAAGATGCGATGTACACGCAGCAGATCGTCGATTCGGGGGCCAGAATCGTGTTCGTGGGCATCGGCTGCCCCAAGCAGGAGCGCTGGATGGCCGCCCATACTGATCGCCTGGACGCCGTGCTGCTGGGCATGGGAGCTGCCTTTGACTTCCATTCCGGGCGGGTCCGGCAGGCTCCCGCCGTCATGCAACGGCTGGGGCTGGAGTGGCTGTTCCGCCTGATCATGGAACCACGTCGCCTGTGGAAGCGCTATGCCAAGCACAACCCCCGTTTTGTGGGCAAGTTTTTGCTGCAATTGCTGGGCCAGAAGATCATTGACCGGGGACGGACCGCAAGCCGGAGCTGA
- a CDS encoding O-antigen ligase family protein translates to MWLALFMAAVLVGVLAVEQPLLAAGLAVLMVLLAGLTRVWDRLSHFALGFIGVSLVGYAFLGKGYSYIGVPPLFVGEMALAVGLLALWRVGTLGIRHYRGLLVLMGVFMLIGLLNTVPYIGVYKVDALRDGVTWAYAAFALIVAGLLLRLGWLERVAQQYARLIPWFLAFAPVSVVIFKLFERSLPEWPGSGTPLLFPKGGDIAVHLAGIVAFLLLGLHQRFMPSEKRRSWHEWLWWGLLLLGMLSISTGRAALVTIGLSGLFIVLMRPRSGWGRPLYLVAVALTLLVVTNFSVNLGGRRDISAESLLLNVQSITGDSGSDVREGTRTWRLNWWSDIVDYTVYGPYFWNGKGYGINLANSDGYQVERDQSLRNPHNGHMTFLARSGVPGFLAWVALQLAFAFSLLRAYTRARAARNTLWANLFLWIFAYWMAFLVNASFDVYLEGPQGGIWFWCLFGFGLAALETYRRQRALPDHSEGSTLSALPSSVQLKES, encoded by the coding sequence GTGTGGCTGGCGCTGTTCATGGCCGCAGTGCTGGTGGGTGTGCTGGCCGTGGAGCAACCATTGCTGGCGGCCGGGCTGGCCGTGCTGATGGTACTGCTGGCCGGGTTGACCCGCGTGTGGGACCGTCTTTCTCACTTTGCCCTGGGATTCATCGGCGTTTCGCTGGTCGGTTATGCATTTCTGGGCAAGGGGTACTCGTATATCGGGGTGCCGCCGCTGTTTGTGGGCGAGATGGCACTGGCGGTGGGTTTGCTGGCCCTGTGGCGGGTGGGCACGCTGGGCATTCGTCACTACCGGGGCCTGCTGGTGCTGATGGGCGTTTTCATGCTCATCGGCCTGCTCAATACCGTGCCTTACATCGGCGTTTACAAGGTGGACGCATTGCGGGACGGCGTGACCTGGGCCTACGCGGCCTTCGCGCTGATTGTTGCTGGCCTGCTACTGCGCCTGGGCTGGCTGGAGCGGGTGGCGCAGCAGTACGCCCGCCTGATTCCGTGGTTCCTGGCCTTCGCCCCCGTGAGTGTCGTGATCTTCAAACTGTTTGAGCGGTCTCTTCCTGAGTGGCCAGGCAGTGGGACGCCGCTGCTGTTTCCCAAGGGTGGAGATATCGCCGTGCATCTGGCGGGCATCGTGGCCTTCTTGCTGTTGGGGTTACACCAACGCTTCATGCCGTCGGAAAAACGCCGGAGCTGGCACGAATGGCTGTGGTGGGGCCTGCTGCTCCTGGGAATGCTGTCGATTTCTACGGGCCGGGCCGCACTGGTGACGATTGGCCTCAGTGGCCTGTTCATCGTGCTGATGCGTCCTCGCAGCGGCTGGGGGCGTCCGTTGTATCTGGTGGCCGTGGCCCTGACGCTGCTGGTTGTGACCAATTTCAGTGTCAATCTTGGTGGGCGACGCGACATTTCCGCCGAGTCCCTGCTGCTCAACGTCCAGAGCATTACAGGAGACTCCGGCTCGGATGTCCGTGAGGGCACCCGCACCTGGCGACTGAACTGGTGGAGCGACATCGTGGACTACACCGTCTACGGCCCGTACTTCTGGAACGGCAAGGGCTATGGCATCAACCTGGCCAACTCTGACGGCTATCAGGTTGAGCGCGATCAATCGCTGCGCAATCCGCACAACGGCCATATGACCTTCCTGGCTCGCTCCGGCGTGCCTGGCTTCCTGGCCTGGGTAGCGCTGCAACTGGCCTTCGCTTTCAGCCTGCTGCGCGCCTATACCCGTGCCCGTGCGGCCCGGAACACGCTGTGGGCCAACCTCTTCCTGTGGATTTTCGCCTACTGGATGGCCTTCCTGGTCAACGCCTCCTTCGATGTTTATCTGGAAGGACCGCAGGGGGGCATCTGGTTCTGGTGCCTGTTCGGCTTCGGTCTGGCGGCCCTGGAAACCTACCGCCGCCAACGCGCGCTGCCGGACCATTCTGAGGGGTCCACCCTGTCCGCCCTGCCCTCTTCTGTCCAACTCAAGGAGTCCTGA
- a CDS encoding DUF4384 domain-containing protein, producing the protein MIPSLKKPALLLAVSAALLGMAAPAFAAPKISAQSIIVNPVPTNLSARVWVDRDPSGSQNPTYRVGEHITLYTSVNENAYVYLFNVNPDGSTDQILPNRISSSNYVRAGQTRAFPASGDQFTFDVSGPYGLNRVLVIASRRPLSLSQLSSYQNGENFATVKPKTSQGLAQALSIVVDPVPSPVVQPVPQTDWISDTAYYTVGY; encoded by the coding sequence ATGATCCCATCTTTGAAAAAGCCCGCCCTGCTGCTCGCCGTCTCCGCCGCCCTGCTGGGAATGGCCGCGCCGGCCTTCGCTGCGCCGAAAATCAGCGCCCAGAGCATCATCGTGAACCCAGTGCCCACCAACCTCAGTGCCCGCGTGTGGGTGGACCGTGACCCCAGCGGCAGCCAGAACCCCACCTACCGGGTTGGCGAACACATCACGTTGTACACCAGCGTCAACGAGAACGCCTACGTGTACCTGTTCAACGTCAACCCGGACGGCAGCACCGACCAGATTCTGCCCAACCGCATCAGCTCCAGCAATTACGTGCGCGCCGGGCAGACCCGCGCCTTTCCAGCCAGCGGCGATCAGTTCACCTTTGACGTGAGTGGTCCCTACGGCCTGAACCGCGTGCTGGTCATTGCCAGCCGCCGTCCGCTGAGCCTGTCGCAACTCAGCAGCTATCAGAATGGCGAGAACTTCGCCACGGTCAAGCCCAAGACCAGCCAGGGTCTGGCGCAGGCGCTGAGCATCGTGGTCGATCCGGTGCCCAGTCCAGTGGTTCAGCCAGTGCCGCAGACCGATTGGATCAGCGATACGGCGTATTACACAGTCGGCTACTGA
- a CDS encoding DUF2945 domain-containing protein: protein MTFKVGDQVKWNSHGGEASGRVVRVAHKDGEVSGFNYRASQDDPRYIIELEDGKHVAHTADALSKA from the coding sequence ATGACTTTCAAGGTCGGCGATCAGGTGAAGTGGAACAGTCACGGCGGCGAGGCCAGTGGACGGGTTGTTCGCGTGGCGCATAAGGACGGCGAGGTCAGCGGCTTCAACTACAGAGCCAGCCAGGACGATCCGCGGTACATCATCGAGTTGGAAGATGGCAAGCACGTCGCCCACACGGCAGACGCCCTCTCGAAAGCCTGA
- the dcd gene encoding dCTP deaminase, whose translation MSILPDWRIRELAHAGMIDPFEDRLVRTAENEQVISYGLSSFGYDLRCADEWKIFTNVNSAIVDPKHFDERSFVDITASEIIIPPNSFALARSLEYLKIPDTVMVVALGKSTYARCGLVANVTPLEPGWEGHVTLEFSNTTPLPAKMYAFEGCVQLLFFEGERPEVTYGDRKGKYQGQRGVTLPKL comes from the coding sequence GTGAGCATTCTGCCCGACTGGCGTATTCGTGAACTGGCCCACGCGGGCATGATTGACCCCTTTGAGGATCGGCTGGTCCGCACCGCCGAGAACGAGCAGGTGATCAGTTACGGCCTCAGCAGCTTCGGCTACGATCTGCGCTGTGCCGACGAGTGGAAGATCTTTACCAATGTCAACAGCGCTATCGTCGATCCCAAGCACTTTGATGAGCGCAGCTTCGTGGACATCACGGCCAGCGAGATCATTATTCCGCCGAACTCGTTTGCGCTGGCCCGTAGTCTGGAGTATCTGAAGATTCCCGACACGGTGATGGTGGTGGCCCTGGGCAAGTCGACCTACGCCCGTTGCGGTCTCGTTGCCAATGTCACGCCGCTGGAGCCTGGCTGGGAGGGGCATGTCACGCTGGAGTTTTCCAACACCACTCCGCTTCCGGCCAAGATGTACGCCTTTGAGGGCTGTGTTCAGCTCCTCTTCTTTGAGGGCGAGCGGCCCGAGGTGACCTACGGGGACCGCAAGGGCAAATACCAGGGTCAGCGCGGCGTGACGCTGCCCAAGCTCTAG
- the rny gene encoding ribonuclease Y: protein MPTMLWVIVALLIGLVGGFFGGQSRGLRERAEIDDRLQREARAEAERIRAAAEAEARTTREQADQARQDAARRIQEAGDREAQVTALGAQFGAQREEIAKLRTQAEAERASAKGEISREREALAADRKETRAEREELKREIERLNRRAEQLDARGDKLDSLEERVEERSRLLAEHEADLAERGRAVDLRLYEVAGLTPQAARDEIMGRLENELEEEKAIRVKAMQERTTAEAKRHARHVIAQAIQRSASETSAALSVSVVPIPNDAMKGRLIGREGRNIRAFEALTGVDLIIDDTPEAVILSSFNPVRREVAKHVLDALVADGRIHPTRIEEMVHKAQDEMKTFIHAQGEEAAIEAGVMGIKPGLTQLLGRMYFRTSYGQNVLKHSIQVAHLTGIMADELGLDAALARRAGLMHDVGKSIDREIDGTHVEIGVNLAKRFGETPEVIDAIAHHHDPENGETLYSVLVAAADAISAARPGARREELESYVRRLEQLEQIAVSFPGVQQAYAIQAGREVRVIVQPEKVTDAQATLLAREIAGRVEQDMEYPGQVQVTVVRESRAVEVAH, encoded by the coding sequence ATGCCAACGATGCTGTGGGTGATCGTGGCGCTCCTGATCGGATTGGTCGGAGGGTTTTTCGGAGGGCAGTCGCGGGGCCTGCGCGAGCGGGCTGAGATCGATGACCGCCTGCAACGGGAAGCCCGCGCAGAAGCAGAGCGCATCCGCGCGGCGGCAGAGGCCGAGGCACGGACCACGCGGGAGCAGGCCGACCAGGCCAGACAGGACGCAGCCAGAAGGATTCAGGAGGCCGGGGACCGTGAGGCCCAGGTCACGGCGCTGGGCGCGCAGTTCGGCGCGCAACGCGAGGAAATCGCCAAACTCAGGACGCAGGCCGAGGCCGAGCGAGCGTCGGCCAAGGGCGAGATCTCACGTGAGCGCGAGGCGCTGGCCGCCGACCGCAAGGAAACGCGCGCCGAGCGCGAGGAACTCAAGCGCGAGATCGAGCGCCTCAATCGCCGGGCCGAGCAACTCGACGCGCGCGGCGACAAGCTCGACTCACTCGAAGAGCGGGTGGAGGAACGCTCCCGCCTGCTGGCCGAACACGAGGCCGATCTGGCCGAGCGTGGGCGGGCGGTAGACCTCAGGCTATATGAGGTCGCGGGCCTCACGCCGCAGGCCGCGCGCGACGAGATCATGGGCCGATTGGAAAACGAGCTGGAAGAGGAAAAGGCCATCCGGGTCAAGGCCATGCAGGAACGCACCACGGCGGAGGCCAAGCGGCACGCCCGCCACGTGATTGCCCAGGCCATCCAGCGCAGCGCCTCCGAGACGAGCGCTGCGCTGAGCGTGTCGGTGGTGCCGATTCCTAACGACGCCATGAAGGGCCGCCTGATCGGGCGCGAGGGCCGTAACATCCGCGCCTTCGAGGCGCTGACGGGTGTGGACCTGATCATCGACGACACGCCCGAGGCGGTGATCCTGTCGAGCTTCAACCCGGTTCGGCGCGAGGTGGCCAAGCATGTGCTGGACGCTCTGGTGGCCGATGGGCGCATTCACCCCACCCGGATCGAGGAGATGGTCCACAAGGCGCAGGACGAGATGAAAACCTTCATCCACGCGCAGGGTGAGGAGGCGGCCATCGAGGCGGGCGTGATGGGCATCAAGCCGGGGCTGACGCAACTGCTGGGGCGCATGTACTTCCGCACCAGTTACGGCCAGAACGTCCTCAAGCACAGCATTCAGGTGGCGCACCTGACTGGGATCATGGCCGACGAGTTGGGCCTGGACGCCGCACTGGCCCGCCGCGCTGGCCTGATGCACGACGTGGGCAAGAGCATTGACCGCGAGATTGACGGCACCCACGTCGAGATCGGGGTCAACCTCGCCAAGCGCTTCGGCGAGACTCCTGAGGTCATCGACGCGATTGCCCACCACCACGATCCGGAAAACGGCGAGACGCTGTACAGCGTGCTGGTGGCCGCCGCCGACGCCATCAGCGCAGCCCGGCCCGGCGCGCGGCGTGAGGAACTGGAATCCTACGTGCGGCGCCTGGAGCAACTGGAGCAGATTGCCGTGTCCTTCCCCGGCGTGCAGCAGGCCTACGCCATCCAGGCCGGGCGTGAGGTGCGCGTGATCGTGCAGCCGGAGAAGGTCACTGATGCCCAGGCCACCCTGCTGGCCCGCGAGATCGCCGGGCGCGTCGAGCAGGACATGGAGTATCCAGGTCAGGTGCAGGTGACGGTGGTGCGGGAAAGCCGCGCCGTGGAAGTGGCACACTAG
- a CDS encoding PHP domain-containing protein produces the protein MQNNLVFRAGVQVMRLDLHVHTEVSHDCRTPLRAIPAWMLQTNTRVIAVTDHDQQRGGPELARIVADLGLENRLSIIPGEEVTTSEGELSALFLQQAIPKGLTPEETVREIRAQGGLVMLQHGFDPLKRYRLRPEATQRIADEIDIVEVFNSRLSRHHWNGVALAWARERGLPVCAGSDAHTLHDIGEAWVETPFRTVRTPTDLLEALRDGVVAGHWTHPVYAYGRKQWRTLNGRFRRPAQP, from the coding sequence ATGCAGAACAATCTCGTCTTCCGCGCGGGCGTGCAGGTGATGAGGCTGGATCTGCATGTCCACACCGAGGTCAGCCACGACTGCCGCACCCCCCTGCGCGCTATCCCCGCCTGGATGTTGCAGACGAACACCCGCGTGATTGCCGTCACCGATCACGATCAGCAGCGCGGCGGCCCCGAACTGGCCCGCATCGTGGCTGATCTGGGCCTGGAAAATCGCCTGAGCATCATTCCCGGCGAGGAGGTCACCACTTCCGAGGGCGAGTTGAGCGCATTGTTCCTGCAACAAGCCATTCCCAAGGGCCTGACCCCGGAAGAAACGGTGCGCGAGATCAGGGCGCAGGGCGGTCTGGTGATGCTCCAGCACGGCTTCGATCCCCTCAAACGTTACCGCCTGCGCCCCGAGGCCACCCAGCGCATCGCGGACGAGATCGACATCGTCGAGGTCTTCAACTCGCGCCTGTCGCGCCACCACTGGAACGGGGTGGCGCTGGCCTGGGCCAGAGAGCGCGGCCTACCTGTCTGCGCGGGCAGCGACGCCCACACCCTGCACGACATCGGTGAGGCCTGGGTGGAAACGCCCTTCAGGACCGTCCGCACCCCCACCGATCTGCTGGAAGCGCTGCGCGACGGCGTGGTGGCCGGTCACTGGACCCATCCCGTCTACGCCTACGGGCGCAAGCAATGGCGAACCCTGAACGGCAGATTCCGGCGGCCTGCACAGCCCTGA
- a CDS encoding diacylglycerol/lipid kinase family protein, protein MTAHPVLAVPAPSVEAAATLIFNVGAGGSAHSTPEALVEALHQIGYRPVYRATDSEADLHLALDDVTGPVFVAGGDGTVRAAALYLAGRPDVTLGIIPLGTANNVARTLGIAGDPLEVISSYAGAQAVPFDLGRLTAPWGHDVFLEALGCGLFAEVLAAYDPEQGKSPLRAAGALGAVMRKFTPAPLTLTLDGEVQPPLDSLLLEVMNTPATGPRLPLCSGADPGDGLLNVVWVDAGEGEGLLTYVAALAAGDFAQLPSVTSKPVRSIEIPYYGQPFHVDGEVRPAQPDTYGVVRAEVWEAALQVLVPIGGAP, encoded by the coding sequence ATGACGGCCCATCCGGTTCTGGCAGTTCCTGCTCCATCTGTCGAGGCGGCGGCCACCCTCATCTTCAATGTGGGGGCTGGCGGCAGCGCACACAGCACTCCCGAAGCGCTGGTTGAGGCTCTGCACCAGATCGGCTACCGCCCGGTGTACCGCGCCACCGACAGCGAGGCCGACTTGCACCTGGCCCTGGACGATGTGACCGGGCCGGTGTTCGTGGCGGGCGGCGACGGCACCGTACGTGCGGCGGCGCTGTATCTGGCTGGGCGGCCAGACGTGACGCTGGGCATCATTCCGCTGGGCACGGCCAACAACGTGGCGCGCACCCTGGGGATCGCTGGGGACCCACTGGAGGTCATTTCCAGTTATGCCGGGGCACAGGCCGTGCCGTTTGATCTGGGCCGGCTCACCGCTCCCTGGGGTCACGATGTGTTTCTGGAAGCCCTGGGCTGCGGCCTGTTCGCCGAGGTTCTGGCGGCCTACGACCCAGAGCAGGGCAAGAGTCCGCTGCGGGCGGCAGGGGCGCTGGGCGCGGTGATGCGGAAATTCACACCAGCGCCGCTGACGCTCACGCTGGACGGCGAAGTTCAGCCCCCGCTGGACAGCCTGCTGCTGGAGGTCATGAATACCCCCGCCACCGGCCCCCGACTGCCGCTGTGCAGCGGTGCAGACCCCGGTGATGGCCTGCTGAACGTGGTCTGGGTAGACGCGGGCGAGGGCGAAGGTCTGCTGACCTACGTGGCAGCGCTGGCGGCGGGCGACTTTGCGCAGCTTCCCAGTGTGACCAGCAAGCCGGTGCGGAGCATCGAGATTCCGTACTACGGCCAGCCCTTCCACGTGGACGGTGAGGTTCGCCCGGCCCAGCCTGACACCTACGGCGTGGTGCGTGCGGAGGTCTGGGAGGCTGCCTTGCAGGTGCTGGTTCCTATCGGGGGGGCGCCGTAG